The following coding sequences are from one Nicotiana tomentosiformis chromosome 3, ASM39032v3, whole genome shotgun sequence window:
- the LOC138891404 gene encoding cytochrome P450 71A3-like isoform X1, with protein sequence MDLPFYTLIISPLVFIFLLHQRFFTTSNTQNKLPPSPRKLPIIGNLHQLGSHPHRSLHKLSEKHGPVMLLHFGSKPVVVASCAAAARNIMKTHDLVWSSRPKSSIADRLFYGSKDIAFSPYGEYWRQVRSVTVLHLLSNKRVRSFRYVREEEISNMIENIKQECEYSSSVIDLRDLFCSLTNNIISRVALGRKYNEGESGINAKATLDGFVNLLGTFNVGEYIPWLEWLNKISGLDTEVEKTAKELDTFLESVIEEHIRKGEYRSGEAKDFVDVLLEIQNGDETGYPLQRDSLKAILLDTFAAGTDITYTTLEWIMTELLTHPSAMEKLQNEVRQLAQGKSEITEDDLGNMQYLKAVIKETLRLHPPVPLLIPRESLEDVKLLGYHIPAKTQVIVNAWAIGRDPLSWENPEKYRPERFFLSSDIDVKGLNFELIPFGAGRRGCPGIAFGIIVNELALARLVHKFNFALPQGIKGGDLDMTEGTGITVRRKSPLLAVATPYSRN encoded by the exons ATGGATCTCCCCTTTTACACTCTAATAATTTCTCCGCTTGTTTTCATTTTCCTCCTCCATCAACGGTTCTTTACTACTTCAAACACCCAAAATAAGTTACCACCATCTCCAAGAAAGCTTCCAATAATAGGAAATTTGCACCAACTTGGGTCACATCCTCATCGTTCTCTCCATAAACTATCAGAAAAACATGGTCCAGTAATGCTACTTCACTTTGGCAGTAAGCCAGTGGTCGTTGCTTCCTGTGCTGCTGCTGCTCGTAATATCATGAAAACCCATGATCTCGTCTGGTCAAGCAGACCTAAATCCAGCATTGCTGATAGACTATTTTATGGCTCCAAAGATATAGCCTTCAGTCCTTATGGTGAATATTGGAGGCAAGTAAGAAGTGTTACTGTGCTTCATCTTCTTAGCAACAAAAGAGTCCGATCTTTTCGTTATGTCAGAGAAGAAGAAATATCGAACATGATTGAAAATATCAAACAAGAGTGTGAATATTCGAGTTCGGTGATAGATTTGAGAGATCTTTTCTGTTCTCTGACTAATAACATTATTAGCAGAGTGGCCTTAGGGAGGAAATATAATGAAGGGGAAAGTGGAATAAATGCTAAAGCCACCTTAGATGGATTTGTGAACCTTTTAGGTACATTCAACGTTGGGGAATATATTCCATGGCTTGAATGGCTCAATAAAATTAGTGGTCTTGACACTGAAGTGGAGAAAACAGCAAAAGAGTTGGACACATTTTTGGAGAGTGTGATTGAAGAACATATCAGAAAAGGAGAATACCGCTCGGGGGAAGCTAAAGACTTCGTGGACGTTTTGTTGGAAATTCAGAATGGAGATGAAACAGGCTATCCTCTTCAAAGGGATTCATTGAAAGCTATTCTCTTG GATACATTTGCTGCTGGTACGGATATAACTTATACAACTCTGGAGTGGATAATGACAGAGCTTTTGACGCATCCGAGTGCCATGGAAAAATTACAGAATGAAGTGCGACAATTAGCCCAAGGGAAATCAGAGATAACAGAGGACGACTTAGGAAATATGCAGTATCTGAAAGCAGTGATCAAAGAAACTCTCAGACTTCATCCACCGGTTCCACTGCTAATCCCTCGAGAATCATTGGAAGACGTAAAATTACTAGGCTATCATATCCCTGCTAAAACTCAAGTCATTGTTAATGCTTGGGCAATCGGAAGAGACCCATTGTCGTGGGAAAATCCAGAGAAGTACCGGCCAGAGAGATTTTTTTTAAGTAGTGATATTGATGTCAAAGGACTAAACTTTGAGTTGATTCCCTTTGGTGCAGGCAGGAGGGGCTGTCCAGGAATTGCTTTTGGTATTATTGTAAATGAGCTAGCATTAGCAAGGCTTGTGCACAAGTTCAATTTTGCATTACCACAAGGGATAAAAGGTGGGGATTTGGATATGACTGAAGGCACTGGCATCACTGTTCGTAGGAAATCACCTTTGCTAGCAGTGGCCACTCCTTACTCTA GAAATTAG
- the LOC138891404 gene encoding cytochrome P450 71A3-like isoform X2 codes for MDLPFYTLIISPLVFIFLLHQRFFTTSNTQNKLPPSPRKLPIIGNLHQLGSHPHRSLHKLSEKHGPVMLLHFGSKPVVVASCAAAARNIMKTHDLVWSSRPKSSIADRLFYGSKDIAFSPYGEYWRQVRSVTVLHLLSNKRVRSFRYVREEEISNMIENIKQECEYSSSVIDLRDLFCSLTNNIISRVALGRKYNEGESGINAKATLDGFVNLLGTFNVGEYIPWLEWLNKISGLDTEVEKTAKELDTFLESVIEEHIRKGEYRSGEAKDFVDVLLEIQNGDETGYPLQRDSLKAILLDTFAAGTDITYTTLEWIMTELLTHPSAMEKLQNEVRQLAQGKSEITEDDLGNMQYLKAVIKETLRLHPPVPLLIPRESLEDVKLLGYHIPAKTQVIVNAWAIGRDPLSWENPEKYRPERFFLSSDIDVKGLNFELIPFGAGRRGCPGIAFGIIVNELALARLVHKFNFALPQGIKGN; via the exons ATGGATCTCCCCTTTTACACTCTAATAATTTCTCCGCTTGTTTTCATTTTCCTCCTCCATCAACGGTTCTTTACTACTTCAAACACCCAAAATAAGTTACCACCATCTCCAAGAAAGCTTCCAATAATAGGAAATTTGCACCAACTTGGGTCACATCCTCATCGTTCTCTCCATAAACTATCAGAAAAACATGGTCCAGTAATGCTACTTCACTTTGGCAGTAAGCCAGTGGTCGTTGCTTCCTGTGCTGCTGCTGCTCGTAATATCATGAAAACCCATGATCTCGTCTGGTCAAGCAGACCTAAATCCAGCATTGCTGATAGACTATTTTATGGCTCCAAAGATATAGCCTTCAGTCCTTATGGTGAATATTGGAGGCAAGTAAGAAGTGTTACTGTGCTTCATCTTCTTAGCAACAAAAGAGTCCGATCTTTTCGTTATGTCAGAGAAGAAGAAATATCGAACATGATTGAAAATATCAAACAAGAGTGTGAATATTCGAGTTCGGTGATAGATTTGAGAGATCTTTTCTGTTCTCTGACTAATAACATTATTAGCAGAGTGGCCTTAGGGAGGAAATATAATGAAGGGGAAAGTGGAATAAATGCTAAAGCCACCTTAGATGGATTTGTGAACCTTTTAGGTACATTCAACGTTGGGGAATATATTCCATGGCTTGAATGGCTCAATAAAATTAGTGGTCTTGACACTGAAGTGGAGAAAACAGCAAAAGAGTTGGACACATTTTTGGAGAGTGTGATTGAAGAACATATCAGAAAAGGAGAATACCGCTCGGGGGAAGCTAAAGACTTCGTGGACGTTTTGTTGGAAATTCAGAATGGAGATGAAACAGGCTATCCTCTTCAAAGGGATTCATTGAAAGCTATTCTCTTG GATACATTTGCTGCTGGTACGGATATAACTTATACAACTCTGGAGTGGATAATGACAGAGCTTTTGACGCATCCGAGTGCCATGGAAAAATTACAGAATGAAGTGCGACAATTAGCCCAAGGGAAATCAGAGATAACAGAGGACGACTTAGGAAATATGCAGTATCTGAAAGCAGTGATCAAAGAAACTCTCAGACTTCATCCACCGGTTCCACTGCTAATCCCTCGAGAATCATTGGAAGACGTAAAATTACTAGGCTATCATATCCCTGCTAAAACTCAAGTCATTGTTAATGCTTGGGCAATCGGAAGAGACCCATTGTCGTGGGAAAATCCAGAGAAGTACCGGCCAGAGAGATTTTTTTTAAGTAGTGATATTGATGTCAAAGGACTAAACTTTGAGTTGATTCCCTTTGGTGCAGGCAGGAGGGGCTGTCCAGGAATTGCTTTTGGTATTATTGTAAATGAGCTAGCATTAGCAAGGCTTGTGCACAAGTTCAATTTTGCATTACCACAAGGGATAAAAG GAAATTAG
- the LOC138891404 gene encoding cytochrome P450 71A3-like isoform X3 yields the protein MDLPFYTLIISPLVFIFLLHQRFFTTSNTQNKLPPSPRKLPIIGNLHQLGSHPHRSLHKLSEKHGPVMLLHFGSKPVVVASCAAAARNIMKTHDLVWSSRPKSSIADRLFYGSKDIAFSPYGEYWRQVRSVTVLHLLSNKRVRSFRYVREEEISNMIENIKQECEYSSSVIDLRDLFCSLTNNIISRVALGRKYNEGESGINAKATLDGFVNLLGTFNVGEYIPWLEWLNKISGLDTEVEKTAKELDTFLESVIEEHIRKGEYRSGEAKDFVDVLLEIQNGDETGYPLQRDSLKAILLDTFAAGTDITYTTLEWIMTELLTHPSAMEKLQNEVRQLAQGKSEITEDDLGNMQYLKAVIKETLRLHPPVPLLIPRESLEDVKLLGYHIPAKTQVIVNAWAIGRDPLSWENPEKQEGLSRNCFWYYCK from the exons ATGGATCTCCCCTTTTACACTCTAATAATTTCTCCGCTTGTTTTCATTTTCCTCCTCCATCAACGGTTCTTTACTACTTCAAACACCCAAAATAAGTTACCACCATCTCCAAGAAAGCTTCCAATAATAGGAAATTTGCACCAACTTGGGTCACATCCTCATCGTTCTCTCCATAAACTATCAGAAAAACATGGTCCAGTAATGCTACTTCACTTTGGCAGTAAGCCAGTGGTCGTTGCTTCCTGTGCTGCTGCTGCTCGTAATATCATGAAAACCCATGATCTCGTCTGGTCAAGCAGACCTAAATCCAGCATTGCTGATAGACTATTTTATGGCTCCAAAGATATAGCCTTCAGTCCTTATGGTGAATATTGGAGGCAAGTAAGAAGTGTTACTGTGCTTCATCTTCTTAGCAACAAAAGAGTCCGATCTTTTCGTTATGTCAGAGAAGAAGAAATATCGAACATGATTGAAAATATCAAACAAGAGTGTGAATATTCGAGTTCGGTGATAGATTTGAGAGATCTTTTCTGTTCTCTGACTAATAACATTATTAGCAGAGTGGCCTTAGGGAGGAAATATAATGAAGGGGAAAGTGGAATAAATGCTAAAGCCACCTTAGATGGATTTGTGAACCTTTTAGGTACATTCAACGTTGGGGAATATATTCCATGGCTTGAATGGCTCAATAAAATTAGTGGTCTTGACACTGAAGTGGAGAAAACAGCAAAAGAGTTGGACACATTTTTGGAGAGTGTGATTGAAGAACATATCAGAAAAGGAGAATACCGCTCGGGGGAAGCTAAAGACTTCGTGGACGTTTTGTTGGAAATTCAGAATGGAGATGAAACAGGCTATCCTCTTCAAAGGGATTCATTGAAAGCTATTCTCTTG GATACATTTGCTGCTGGTACGGATATAACTTATACAACTCTGGAGTGGATAATGACAGAGCTTTTGACGCATCCGAGTGCCATGGAAAAATTACAGAATGAAGTGCGACAATTAGCCCAAGGGAAATCAGAGATAACAGAGGACGACTTAGGAAATATGCAGTATCTGAAAGCAGTGATCAAAGAAACTCTCAGACTTCATCCACCGGTTCCACTGCTAATCCCTCGAGAATCATTGGAAGACGTAAAATTACTAGGCTATCATATCCCTGCTAAAACTCAAGTCATTGTTAATGCTTGGGCAATCGGAAGAGACCCATTGTCGTGGGAAAATCCAGAGAA GCAGGAGGGGCTGTCCAGGAATTGCTTTTGGTATTATTGTAAATGA